The following is a genomic window from Chanos chanos chromosome 1, fChaCha1.1, whole genome shotgun sequence.
cTTGGTAAGATTACCCCAATACTTAGTATATGAGCGCACAGTGATCTCGAGAGAGGATGCATTACTATTCTGGACCAATGATATCAATGGGTATAGTGAGAACGACGACGGAAATATACCTAgcggaaagaaaaaacatttgggAAGAGCTGTTCTTGTTATTTCTATCTGTATCTAAGTAATATTATGAACTTTTCGGTTTTGTTTTCAACAACTTTGAAACATAATAGTTAGTTTGTCAACCTAAATTATAATGAGCTAACTAGCCGCCTGCTAACCAGAGCCGGTGAAGCTGATGGACCTAAATATTTGTACAGCAAAACGGATGCGGTCCTTTACTGGAGATAGTTAATTCTATATATCGGATGAAAACTTCTAAAAGCGAGTTGAGATGAGGGACAGGTTGGCCGATTTGGCAGCGGTAAGTGACTGTTTCCTTTGGCCAGTGCAACAAGTTACCTACGAGTCCCCGTTAATTTAGTACCGAGCAGTAATGTAACACCCTTCATTTACCTAATGCGATCACAATTAGTTTTTAAGTCGTGCATTTAGTTTGCGAACACTGTTTTGGCTTGCTAGGGAATTTGTTGACTTGACCGTTATATTTGGTTTATAACGCTACCCATTAACTTGATTTCTCGAGCGTCATATGTATGGACTGAAGCGCAGGGACTCTGACATCGCTTTGAAATCTGTTATGTTGAACATGAGATCGCATATCGTCGCTGTAGGTTATATTTTACAGAACATTTGTCTACCTATCCATCGCCATAACGTTACTTAATTTAACTTTGCTGTAGTACAGTGTTAAACAAAATGTTATTAGAAATACATAGACCAAACTGCTGGCTCACGCACGAAATTTGTCttaacagagaatgagaaatgattACTTTGCCAGTTCAAGTTCATTGTCTTCAGATGCTGATAACGCTTTGGGCATAAAACTGATATCACATCTCACAAAAGCAtgtcaaacattcaaaacagtcaCAGCTGTGTCTAGCTCTCCAGTTGCCAGCAAAGACTTCGTTAAACTCACTGTTATCTAAAAAAGTGCTGTAGGCACGTACATGGTTACGTCTCAACACAGAACTAGCGCATTTTAAACATAAAGTTTTAAGTTCACATTTTGAAACACCCCTTtcaattttattatttctttcttgtttgtttcttctttttttttttttttctttttttttttttagggcaggATTCACGATGAAGACGATGTCACTGTTGCCGTGGAGAGAGATGGCTTCATGGAGGACTTCTTCAGAAAGGTCTTTGTTTTATAAGTCTGTGCTCTTTTGATGAATGCATTGGAAGCGTTAATCATAACTCCTTTTCGCACTGCATCCTCTAGGTGGAGGAGGTGCGGAGCCTTATTGATAAGATCTCCTCTCAGGTTGACGACGTGAAGAAGAAACACAGCATGATTCTGTCAGCGCCCAATCCTGATGACAGTGAGTTACACTATCCGTCTCCCGATCATCGATATCCCCCATAAATGATAAACGGGTAACGTGGGTCTGTAGAcaggtgctctgtgtgtttacagactGCTTTGATTCATTGTTTTGTTAATGTAGTCATGTTGACATAGGCCACGTGACGTCATCAGAGTGTAACCTAAACTCTGTGTCATAATGGTTTGTCATGACGACACAGCTGATTCttgcacgtacgcacacatcGGCTGCGAACAAAACATTCGTTTCTTTATCGCTGTCCACGTCTCTGCAGGCATAATACCCGGACCACAATTGCCTGTTAAAACAGGCGTCAGCTATTTGTCTCTGCCAAATATAATCCTTTTGTGTGGGGCTGTACTGGCGCAGGCCAGAGCAAATAGAACAACTTCCTCTGCGGCAGTCCGTCCTGCCACAGGAAACGTTCAGTATCTCACAATGCAAATGCGCCACTTTTGTGCTCCGGGAAACGTGTAGGAAACCTCTCCTTTCCCTAATACACCCACATTGATATGTTAACAAGTAAAAATCtgtcccagaaaaaaaaaaaaaacgcatctCCTACTTTCACTCAGGTCATggtttctgttgtgtttaatttttggCAGCTGTTGGAACTGCACTTAATGGGAGGACTATGTAGATGATTCATGTGCAGATACTCTGTCATAGCAGCAGGGAAACAAACCAGTCAAATCTTGTAAAATGAATCCGGTTTAATCAGGGCACTGTGGCTCAGTGGATGGCTGATGGATGATGGCTGGGGTTGAAACAGTCCCATAGGAAGTTATTACTTATCCAAAGTCAACTGTATCCCCACAGTAGGTCAGTGCCTGTGAGTGGATACTCATGGCAAAGAATTTTGAATGATAGTGTGCTGTGAAGGtcattacacatgcacacacacgcacgcacgcacacatatgcacacacacacacgcatgtatgcatgcacacacgcaggcacgcatccacacacacacacacatacagatttcCATGCATGCAAGGTTCAAATTTTACCTTTAACAAAACTTCTTGAGTAGGAGCAGAATATGTTAGGAATGCAGTGGTAATAGAGAGCAttaagaagtgtgtgtttgtgtctttgtgtgagtgagtgtgtgtgtgtgtgtgtgcatgcatgcgtgcatacgtgtgtgtgtgtgtgtgtatgaggcagATCTGCAGATGTGAGTATAGCAAGGGTATTGTCTCTCATATCTAAGTGTACTTTCCCTCACATGATGTGTGTACACACGTGTTTCCTTGATGGTGGTGTGGgactctctctatctgtgtgtgtgtgtgtgtgtgtgtgtgtgtgtcatgtgtccAGTGGGTCACAGCTGCACTGATTAACATGGGTTAAGACAGAGGCCCTCAGTTCTTGTCACATACAGCTGTCCATTCACACACTTATGTTCTCTGAATCTTCACACACTCCCCATCAATACACCTCTATTAGACCCCTAGACACTCTTTGATTTCCTAAAAGTTTCTGCTCAGCACAATTCATTACAACAACtccagttgttgttgtttttttttacgttagGCTTTGAAAGTGTTAATAAAACCGTAGTTTTGAAACCCTCGTTCTGAGCGGCCGGCGACCGGTTTAAAACGGGTTCGGTTCGTGGCCCCAGAACGAGACGGCTCGACTCCGTGACATCAGtttttccaacaaaaaaaaaaaacaggtgtccAGAGCAAATATTTGTTTCCTTTCAACGACAGAGATAAGGTGTGCCGGAGCAATTACACGGCCCAGTAGCCAAAGGGGCTCGTGTCTAAAATTAACCCTGGGAGTTATTGCGCTGAACAACCTGCCaaacagatatgtgtgtgcCAGTGTTTTCCACTCTCCATTCTCCTTATTGGTTTAGAGTTTGAGACTCTGTGGGCCCAAACATTTCTATTTCAATCTTTCCGTAGCACACCTGATACCACTCAGGACaaagtttaaataaaaagcTCCTTAGCGTTGTACACGGTTTAACTTTGTACCGCGGTACAGGTGATTCGCTCTGTTAGTTATGTCGCCGCCTCATTGTTAAAAGTCATTTGTGCGGTCTTTTCAATGCAGGACAGAATTTATGTTGCAAGGAAATTAATGTTGTAGTGACTGTATTGAAATAAAGAGTAAACTGGTAATTCAGACGTGAGACAGTAGAACAGTAACTGTGCATTTACACGTTATAATGTTTGCCCGCAAACTGAATGCAAAGGATAGCGTGTTTCCGTAGTGATTATCGTGTATCCTCGTGGTAACACGATTGTGAAACGAGGCCATCATTAACATTACAGATTTTAACGTGTTATCAACTCGTCGCGAAATGTGACGTTACTTTTCGTGATAAATGGAAACTTCCAAACTGTGATgtgtctctgcttgtctctTTTCCCAGGAACTAAGGAGGAGTTGGAGCAGCTTACCGTAGAGATCAAAAAGAATGCTAACACTGTACGAACAAAGCTCAAATGTGAGTGAGGATgccggggttttttttttttgtttttttttttcgtgcccGTGCgaaaaggaagagacagagaacggTTCGGCCTTGAGTTTCTGAGAGTAGCAAAACAGGTCAAAGAGAGCGGAATTTTACACGAGGAGTGTTTTATAGATCCTCTTATATGATATGGTTAAAGAGGCATAGTGTTCATCAGAGGGTGTTTATATAGGTGGAGACATGAACTCAATGTTAATGTGAATATCTGTGGATGTGAAAATGCCAGCTACACAAGCACTTTTCGATCACCCCGCTCTGACCTACAGATTAACCGACTTTATGGTCACTACCGtgcatttaaatgaattaaactgGAACACACTGGATTTATAAAGAAAGTCCAACTAATCCATCTCTTTTcttgccgggggggggggggggggggggtgtcctgaGAATGAGTAATTCTGCAACATTTTCCCCAATGCGTAGTATACATTTTTATGATCTAATTTATGACAAAACGTATTGTAAAAACATAgcgaatgtgtgtctgtgtgtgtgtgtgcgtgtgtgtgtgtgtatgtttttctaaccatgtgtgtgtgtgttaggcccTACAGCATCAAAtctattctctgtttttctcttcctcagcCATGCAGCAGAGTCTTCCTCCAGATGACAACGCCAGCCGTGGCTCAGTGGATGTCCGTATTCAGAGGACCCAGGTAAAGACTCcccgctctcctctctctctccctctctctctctctcctcctcctcctcctttttctgttACTCCACGGCATGTTCGTGCAGGAGTCAAATTTTTCAGTCGCTACAGTTCACTAGAGGCCGGTTTTGCTCAAACATGCAAACAACACTACATTTACTGAATATGATATGAAAAACactctgagggttttttttttagggagaTAGTCCATTGTGTGCCTTACGTTCGTTGATGGGTGAGAACTCTGATGTTGCCTGTTCACCCGTtacgttttgtttttatttatttgtttgaacgTTCATCTCGTGTCCTCGTCCAGTACACTGTTTTGTCTCGGAAGTTTGTGGACGTGATGACACAATACAACGAGACCCAAGTGTCCTTCAGAGAGAAGTGCAAAGGCCGAATCCAGAGACAGCTGGAAATCAGTGAGtcacacttattcacacacacacacacacacacgcaatctcATTCAGCCTCTAtcattctctgcctctttaTTTCTCCAGTGTAAACACATTTATTCGCCAAAACTGCATACTGCGCTGTAATCATCTAACATCCCAAACCTTACCAACCATGACATTCTACAATACACACAGCCTATAAATTAATATGCCCCTGGCCTTTTGTGTACATAAGACAAGTAAACAGTTTTATTCAATCCTAAAGCCTGCGTGAAACGGGGGTCTGCTTTCCTGCACAGCCCAGCTGGTGTTTATGTATCGTGGATTATAACGTATCCAAAGTCCAGAGACAATGAGTGtaggacacagagagatgagattTAAGTAAAGAGCtccaaacactctgtgtgtatctgtgtgtgtgtctgtgtgtgtctgtgtgtgtgtgtgtgtgtgtgtctgtgtgtgtgtgttcggccTAGAGGGAGAGGGTTAATGAGGTTCTCTTTCGCCCCTCGACACTCGAGACGCCCGAGTCTGTCACTGGAGACATACAGTTAACGGTTGCCCAGGCAACGGCAGACTCGGGAGCAACGGACACCTAAACAGGACCGGCTAAGAGCGGCTCGTCTTGTGACTGGGTTGATATTAACTGCTTTAGGCTCTAGGCAATCATGTGACCGCACATTAGCCAATGGTTGTTTCGGAGAAGTTGTCATGTGACGCGACAAGGCACCTACGCAGCAGCGCTAGTCCATGTGAGGTTTAGAGAGCATGCTGATTGTCTCCTTTGATTTAAATTGACTGGGCGGATTCAAGAACAGCCTGGATGGAAACCTGAGGTGGCCGTTAGCAGCGTCAGTTTGGatgtcagctgtgtgtttggcactggagaacagagggaggcATAACAGGGAGTTCTTTTAGacaatttgtgttttattagaGGAGGAAAAAATAGCAAGTAGTTCAGCGAAAGAGAATATTTcatgtgtatgaaagagagagagagagggagacagagacagagaggggagtcagagagagagagagaaggggtgagagagagagagagagagagagagaaggaaacagagagagaaggagggagcgagagagatcaggagagagggaaagttgtaggaggagggggaggagagagtaaatcgtctctttttttctgtgaatgtcTCAGAAATCAGCCAATCTCGGTTGTTTCCGATGAGTTAGTCTACCAATCACAGCGCAGTACCATGGCAACCTCTTCTCGTAAACAAAGATGAAGAGGTGCCCACTGAGAGACAACCAACcactcctttccttctctcttcatttttcgaACCATCAGTTCCttattctcctcttctctctccccggAGTACATggaacaacagaacaaaaacccCAGTGGGATACACTGGCTGTTGTTAGCAAAGCATTTTTCTCACCTTCTTGAATTCAAACCAGACcagttatttttaaactgtatggTAATCAAACTATGTTATGAcattcagtgttgtgtgtttttacttaTACTTATTCATAAAGAATTATGATAGTTTTCCGGAGATTTTGAAAAACACGTCAAGCTACATTTAATGATACTCATCTGCAGCCCATCAGTGAAAATGAGTTAAAGAAACaattctccctctcccctgtgtgtgtgtgtgtgtgtgtgcgtgcgtgactgtgtgacactgtgtgactgtgtgtgtgtgtgtgtgtgtgtgtgtgtgtgcgtgcgtgactgtgtgactgtgtgtgtgtgactgtgtgactgtgtgtgtgtgtgagactgtgtgactgtgtgtgtgtgtgactgtgtgtgtgtgactgtgtgtgtgtgtgtttgtgtttgtgactgtgtgtgttggtcagtcTCTAGAGCCAGCTTTATGAGTTTTTGTATTGACCTTTCCCCCCCGTGGTTTGGGTGactgcttttctctgtctctcacccagcTGAATCAACATCAGTGCCCCCAAGGCGTAGTTAGGT
Proteins encoded in this region:
- the stx2b gene encoding syntaxin-2, producing MRDRLADLAAGRIHDEDDVTVAVERDGFMEDFFRKVEEVRSLIDKISSQVDDVKKKHSMILSAPNPDDRTKEELEQLTVEIKKNANTVRTKLKSMQQSLPPDDNASRGSVDVRIQRTQYTVLSRKFVDVMTQYNETQVSFREKCKGRIQRQLEITGRVTTNEELEDMLESGNPAIFTSDIISDSQITRQALNEIESRHKDIIRLESSIKELHEMFVDMAILVETQGEMINNIEKNVTNAVEYVGHAKEETKKAVRYQKKARRKVVYLAICVAVCVILLAIIIGTSLA